From one Microcoleus sp. FACHB-831 genomic stretch:
- a CDS encoding pentapeptide repeat-containing protein gives MNSHLADSNHLHPNHAKRRIRLKIPPKVLKLAAWLYVRENKEYSLESLHQAGANTSIPPKYIQQAIAQLQLRPAKKDNIKLPQVFIISAAAILSLGGLWQFTQPAPRTFKPPESPEKNLPGATLWNTNLKGKDLKNADLRGANLAYTDLKNADLSGANLKGANLTGANLTNVNLSKTNLTGAKLPSADLTGANLSDANLTSANLNYADLSAANMSNVQIKDAKLTGAKLP, from the coding sequence ATGAACTCACATCTTGCTGACTCAAATCACCTACACCCGAACCACGCAAAACGTCGAATTCGTCTAAAAATTCCCCCAAAAGTTTTAAAGCTGGCTGCTTGGTTATACGTTAGAGAAAATAAAGAATATTCTCTTGAATCGTTGCACCAAGCGGGTGCAAATACATCAATTCCGCCAAAATATATCCAGCAGGCGATCGCGCAACTACAACTTCGGCCTGCAAAAAAAGATAACATCAAATTACCCCAAGTATTTATTATTAGCGCGGCGGCGATACTGAGTTTGGGTGGTTTGTGGCAATTTACCCAGCCTGCACCCAGAACATTTAAACCACCAGAATCACCTGAAAAAAATCTCCCAGGCGCAACCCTGTGGAATACAAATCTTAAGGGAAAAGACCTAAAAAATGCCGATTTAAGGGGTGCTAACTTAGCATATACCGATCTCAAAAATGCCGATTTGAGCGGTGCTAACCTGAAAGGTGCTAACTTGACAGGTGCTAATCTAACTAATGTCAACCTCAGCAAAACTAACTTGACGGGTGCTAAGTTGCCAAGCGCCGATCTAACGGGTGCAAACTTAAGTGATGCTAACCTGACAAGTGCCAATTTGAACTATGCAGATTTGAGCGCGGCTAATATGAGCAACGTTCAAATAAAGGATGCAAAACTTACGGGTGCAAAACTGCCCTAA
- the aspS gene encoding aspartate--tRNA ligase — MRTHYCGEIRAENIGETVTLCGWVDRRRDHGGVIFLDLRDRTGIVQIISDPARTPDSYEEAAKQRNEYVLRITGRVSKRPEDSLNPRIPTGEIEIYADRIELLNQVHKQMPFQVGAGDTESVREDLRLKYRYLDLRRDRMTRNLQLRHQVVKAMRRYLEDEQNFIEIETPILTKSTPEGARDYLVPSRVNPSEWYALPQSPQLFKQLLMVSGFDRYYQIARCFRDEDLRADRQPEFTQLDMEMSFMSQEDIIQLNEGLVSHIFKAIKGLDIPRPFPRMAYAEAMERYGCDKPDTRFGLELVNVSDLMKDSGFKVFSGAVASGGVVKVLPIPGGNDAISNVRIKPGSSGDLFKEASEAGAKGLAYIRVRDNGEIDTIGAIKDNLTEEQKQELLSRTGAKAGHLLLFGAGDTNTVNKTLDRLRQVIGRELGLIDQNKINLLWVVDFPMFEWNAEEKRLEALHHPFTAPHPDDLSDLKTARAQAYDLVWNGTEVGGGSRRIYQREVQEQVFEAIGLTKEQANSKFGFLLEAFEYGTPPHGGIAYGLDRLVMLLAGEESIRDVIAFPKTQQARCLLTDAPSGVDGKQLKELQVASTYKPKSADKATN, encoded by the coding sequence ATGCGAACCCATTATTGCGGCGAAATTAGAGCGGAAAATATTGGAGAGACAGTCACCCTATGTGGATGGGTAGACCGTCGCCGCGATCACGGGGGTGTGATATTTTTAGATTTACGCGATCGCACCGGAATTGTCCAAATTATCAGCGACCCAGCACGCACGCCTGATTCCTACGAAGAGGCGGCGAAGCAGCGGAACGAATACGTCCTCAGAATTACAGGTAGAGTTAGCAAGCGTCCCGAAGACTCACTCAATCCCCGCATCCCCACTGGCGAGATTGAAATTTACGCCGATCGGATTGAACTGCTAAATCAGGTACACAAGCAGATGCCTTTCCAGGTTGGCGCGGGAGATACAGAATCCGTGCGCGAAGACTTGCGGCTGAAGTATCGCTATTTGGACTTGCGGCGCGATCGCATGACTCGCAACCTGCAACTCCGCCACCAAGTAGTTAAAGCTATGCGCCGCTACTTGGAAGACGAGCAAAACTTCATTGAAATAGAAACGCCTATTCTCACCAAGTCTACTCCCGAAGGCGCACGCGATTACCTCGTACCCAGCCGCGTCAATCCTAGCGAGTGGTATGCATTACCGCAGTCTCCGCAGCTATTTAAGCAACTGCTGATGGTATCCGGCTTTGACAGATACTATCAGATTGCTCGTTGTTTCCGCGATGAAGATTTAAGAGCCGACAGACAACCAGAATTCACCCAGTTGGACATGGAAATGAGCTTCATGTCCCAAGAAGATATCATCCAACTAAATGAAGGTTTAGTTAGTCATATCTTTAAGGCTATTAAAGGCTTAGACATCCCGCGTCCCTTCCCGCGTATGGCTTACGCTGAAGCGATGGAACGTTACGGATGCGATAAACCAGACACACGCTTTGGCTTGGAACTTGTCAACGTTTCCGACTTGATGAAAGACTCCGGGTTTAAAGTATTTTCTGGCGCTGTTGCATCTGGCGGCGTTGTCAAAGTGCTACCAATTCCCGGCGGTAACGATGCTATCTCCAACGTGCGAATTAAACCCGGTTCTAGTGGCGACTTGTTCAAAGAAGCCAGCGAAGCAGGTGCAAAAGGTTTAGCTTACATCCGCGTGCGCGATAATGGAGAAATCGACACCATTGGCGCAATTAAAGACAACTTGACCGAAGAGCAAAAGCAAGAATTGCTCAGTCGAACTGGTGCAAAAGCAGGCCATCTTTTGCTATTTGGTGCCGGAGATACTAACACTGTCAATAAAACTTTAGACAGATTGCGGCAAGTTATTGGTCGCGAATTGGGCTTGATTGACCAAAACAAGATTAACTTGTTGTGGGTGGTAGACTTCCCGATGTTTGAGTGGAATGCTGAAGAGAAGCGATTAGAGGCATTGCACCACCCGTTTACTGCTCCTCATCCTGACGATTTAAGCGACCTAAAAACTGCAAGAGCGCAAGCTTACGATTTAGTTTGGAACGGTACAGAAGTAGGCGGTGGTAGTCGCCGTATTTACCAGCGAGAAGTTCAGGAGCAGGTATTTGAAGCTATTGGTTTAACTAAAGAGCAAGCTAATAGCAAGTTTGGGTTTTTATTAGAAGCATTTGAATATGGCACGCCGCCGCATGGGGGAATTGCCTACGGCTTAGATCGATTGGTGATGCTGTTAGCTGGTGAAGAGTCAATTCGCGATGTAATTGCATTTCCGAAGACGCAGCAGGCGCGGTGTTTGTTAACCGATGCGCCTTCTGGTGTGGATGGAAAGCAGTTGAAAGAGTTGCAAGTTGCTTCAACTTATAAGCCGAAATCTGCTGATAAAGCTACAAATTGA